A window of Passer domesticus isolate bPasDom1 chromosome 11, bPasDom1.hap1, whole genome shotgun sequence genomic DNA:
TTCCCTGTCCTGAGGTGAGGCACCAGCAGAGGGGGAGAAGAGGCAGCCGTGAGCtctggagcagccagagctctgcACAAACACACGCTGCTTTTATCGAGGTGATAAGGAGCCACGAGGCTTCGGAAGGCGCACAGCTCCGTGCCAAGCCTGTGGGTGGGACTGGGATGAGTAACCACGGCCCCACTGGCACAGGCACAAAGGTTACAGCCTGCCAGCTTGTTTGAACAGCCACGTTcccagcacctgcagcctgATCCATGGATTCCCTGATCACCGCCAGGCCCTGGCTCTGAGAGAATCCCCCTGAGCATCCACAGCTATCTGGGAGAAAAATGAGATTGATGCCTTAGGCTTTAGCTTTTATATTCTGATATTTTAtgttcagattctgtgctgctttagtgtgcagttctgagcttcatGTTAAGTgttggtgagctctgtgcacagagcagggagacaaaacaattcctgctccagctgggcaccaaggacaaatgatcccaatctcagcccaggagcacaaagcccgtgggctgcagagagaaaaacaagcagggtgggactgcaggggctgcagtgggattggacactgaactgcaatgtgcacatggagcagagctgagcccagggagagaccccggcagcgctcgtgcattttggggccatttgggttcatcctgggggcagccctggctgggctctgctgctgcccaaggggGATCCACggaggagatccttggaatcAATGCTTACTttaactctgtccagcctctgttccagctcagccttctcaaggcatctAGATATGAACACaagcagtgaggaggggagaTTTAAGATTTAAGATTTAAGGTTTGTCCATACTTTAGCAAGCCACAGAATGAGCAGGTAGCTGATTTATCAGTGCATCTCATGTCCCACAGACTGATCTTAGGTGGTCTCGAATGTAAGTTCCAGCCCCTGGACTCAATCAAACCCTAAGAGAGCTCCACTAAAACTCAACTTAGGCTCTGCTCTAAGCAGCTGCCTCAGTGActcctcctgccagggctgtaAACTCAGGGAGTTTGTTTGTGTTGTTGGTGAATGAGTTTAACTGCACCCCACAAGGTGGAGCCTAAATACAGAGTTTAAGGTCTGGTCATCACTGAGATCCCGCTGCCTTGCCTTAAAAATTCCTGTTACTTTCTTTTTGCTCTACTCCGTGGCTGCCCAATAAAGATTTCCTTCAGGAAAGGGTCAAGAAGCGAGGAAATAACTGAGTCTTGATCGTTGCTTTTGGCCACCACTCCAAGTAGCAGAATAAAACAAGAGGAGATAGAAAATGTAGTCAGCTATTAATGACTTCCTATTGACTGATTATTTTGCTGATATTGGGCTGCTCTGGCTCATCCTGAGCACTGCAGGAGTTGCCCTTACACCCAGGAAACCATTTCTCTTTGCTTCAGAAAGTCCAGAATCAGCAAAAAGGTGTAAAGGTCTTGCAACGAGCTGCTGACTGATAGAGCAATCATTTCGATAATTACGACACTGGTTGCGTAAAATCCACCTCAGCCCTGACAGACAAGTTATAATCTGGTTTCTCTTGAGGCTAAAAGGGTTAGACCGGGACTAATTGGGGGCAAAGAGAGATGACAGTGACACACTCACTGCTGCACATTTTTCATAGTTAATAACACGGCTGGATTATGTGTAGGGTTTTTCAGGAGCAGGTCAGGATGTATTAAACCAGGGAGGAAAGTGTTTGTGTTTCTTTACAAATGAATGGACACGAATTAATTGAAAGATGGGGAGGCAGCCAACTGTAGAACACAGGGTTAACACGTCAAATGGATCAGAATTCCCTGATGCAATTGCAATAAAATATGGACATCTTGAGcaaggcagggatggatggtctgtccccagctgtgatTCTAAGATCCCTCCCAGTTCTCTCCTCTGGGTGCTCCTCCTGCACTGGATGTTTACGATCACAGCTGTTATTTCCTCCATCAGCCGTCGCTTCAAAGCAGGGATCAAGCAGATCCCGACTTTTTACGAGGTAATGTGCGCGGGGCTCCGCAGGTTTCTGACCGTGCCACACCCGGAGGCAGAGCCGCTCCCGGGAAGGATTCCCCTGCTGCTCCCGAGGCCAAAGCTCGGGACAGAGCCCTCCTGCTGCCGGGGCGCACGGAACCCCCCTTGGCTTGGTCCAAAACCTTTGGGTTTGCTCCGTGCCGAGCCTGCCTTCCAGCCCCCTGCAGAACCAGAGCCAGAGCAGACTGAGCCTCACCAAGCGAGCCCCAACTCTGCCCTTGACTCTTCGCAACCTGAAGAGCTGAACGCGAGCCCCGCAcatccccagctgggccagcaggacATCCCGGGGCGATGGACGCGCTGATCAGGCAGCGAACCCTCACGGGGCACGGAGGGGAGGCAGCAACGCCGCCGGGGCCCGCCCGGGCTGCCGGGGAGGGCGGGGGAGCGGGAGCCGCTCGGGGAGGCGGAGCTGGAGGCGGCTCCTTCCCACCGAGCCCGGAGCGGGACACggtaatgggatgggatgggatgggatgggatgggatgggatgggatgggatgggatgggatgggatatgggatgggatgggatgggatatgggatgggatatgggatcaatgggatgggatgggatgggatgggatgggatgggatgggatatgggatgggatgggatgggatatgggatgggatatgggatcaatgggatgggatatgggatgggatgggatgggatatgggatgggatatgggatcaatgggatgggatgggatgggatgggatgggatgggatgggatgggatgggatgggatgggattgatggggtgggatgggatgggatgggatgcgatgggaggggatgggatgggatatgggatgggatgggatgggatgggatgggatgggatgggatgggatgggatgggatatgggatgggatatgggatcaatgggatgggatatgggatgggatgggatgggatatgggatgggatatgggatcaatgggatgggatgggatgggatgggatgggatgggatgggatgggatgggattgatggggtgggatgggatgggatgggatgcgatgggaggggatgggatgggatatgggatgggatgggatgggatgggatgggatgggatgggatgggatgggatgggatggagatggagatgggatgggatgggatggggtgggatggggaatgggatggggagtggggatggggatgggatgggatcaatgggatgggatatgggatgggatatgggatgggatatgggatcaatgggatgggatgggatgggatgggatgggatgggatgggatgggatgggatgggattgatggggtgggatgggatgggatgggatgcgatgggaggggatgggatgggatatgggatgggatgggatgggatgggatgggatgggatgggatggggaatgggatggggagtggggatggggatgggatgggatcaatgggatgggatatgggatgggatgggatgggatgggatgggatgggatggaatgggatgggatgggatggggaatgggatggggagtggggatgggatgggatggaatgggatgggatgggatgggatggggaatgggatggggagtggggatgggatgggatgggatgggatgggatgggaggggatgggttatgggatgggatatgggatcaatgggatgggatgggatgggatgggatgggatgggatgggatgggatgggatgggatgggaggggatgggTTATGGGATGGCAtatgggatcaatgggatgggatgggatgggatgggatcaatgggacaggatggggtgggatgggatgggatggaacgggatgggacaggatggggtgggatagggatgggatgggatgggatggaacgggatgggatgggatgggatgggatgggatgggatgggatgggatatgggatgggatatgggatgggatatgggatgggatatgggatcaatgggatgggatgggatgggatgggatgggatgggatgggatgggatgggatgggatgggaggggatgggTTATGGGATGGCAtatgggatcaatgggatgggatgggatgggatgggatcaatgggacaggatggggtgggatgggatgggatgggatgggatgggatgggatggggtgggatagggatgggatggggatgggtgTGGAGCAGGGACGCGGCCCCGCGGGTGCAGCGAGCCTGGGCGGGGCAGTGCGGGAGCCCCGAGCGCCGAGCGCCGCCGCTGCCGGGCCGGACGGGGCAGCCCAGCGAGGCTGGAATGGGTGCCTGGGCTCGGCAGagggcggcgcggccccgccgccatcCCCTCCTGCCCGGCCCGCGCCTCCCGCTCCTCCCCGCCTGGAAAAGGAGAAGCGATGGACGGGGCAGGCACGAGGGACAGCGCGAGCCGGTAAAGGTATttaatagggtttttttaagttttaaaaagaaaaaccttgaGGTTTTGTTACATTAGAGCATCGCAGTGCGGGGTCTTGTGAAATTGCCTCTAGTTTCGATTGGTTTTAAGTTTAAAAACGTAGAGTCGGTGGCTGGTTTTGGGCTGGAAGGACATTAAACATTAACTCGTTCACCTCCTGCCgtgtgcagggacacctcccataGACCAGGCTGCGTCCAAGCCGGCCCTAAAGCCAGCTTTAAATAGTACATTTCCAAATTATTTCTGCTGGTAGCTTTACAAAGGAATTATTTTCCTATACACCTATTATTACggtatttttaaataatcatATTGTACTATTGGTTATTATAATTAGTAATCTTTATTGAATATGAGAATTTCCCACCCTTTTCCTGCCCAAGCACGTCCATATTACACAATCCCGTACCTGGGTGGAGATGGATCTAAATCCCCGCGAAGCATTCTGAGCCTTGCGTTGCCTCACATTCATTTCAAAAGTCACCAGTTTTATCTTCTGCCACTATCTCAgcctggaagaaaacaaaagtaatGCCCGGGAAGGAGCTGCCGTCCGCAGCTGGAAGGGAGAAAGTGCCGGCACAAAGTCTGGAagtggaggaggagctggaagggcagaACCTGCACCATGACCGAGCAGAAGTGCTCAGACCTCGCTGACTCACCTGCCTCACTTTGCTTCGAGCACTCGAAATAGGAGAAGGTGGGCATTCATTTCCCTGTGTGGctggggtttcctgaaagaccTGAATTGATGTttattttcccagatttttcccttaTGTAGCAGATCAGGATTTGTCTCCAATTTTGTTGTTCACAGTGTCATGAAATCAGGCTTTTCTTCctataaaaatcaaaatatttataatatttttttccatgatgCAGCCAAGAACTGATCAAATGGATCAGTTTTCACTGATATGCTTTAAAGTTGATCATCAAAATAAATGTTGTCGATCTAAAATCAAACAATAAGCACTGATACATAACCTAGGTTATCTTCTTCTTTCTCCTACTGTCCACTGAAAGTCAGGTTGATGCATAAAAAGAGAATATTCCTATTAGTTAATTGCTGATTTTGAGAGGAATCAGCCAGAAATTATTCTctttaaatgctttaaaattgCTTTAATCTGTTttaaggccattgttggtgaaATGTTCTCCAAATGCTTCCTTTAAAGGATGATTAATTTAAAATCAGATCCTACACAGAAACACGAGGCAGGTGGGCTCTGGAAAATCAAATTCCCCTGGATTCCAGAGTGCTCTTCTGGGGGCTGGATTTATTTGTCAAATCTAAAACATTTCTGAGCCCTGTGGTGAGATTTTTGAAGATAAAGAGTAATTAATTGTGCTGTGAAATCAAACCTTCTATTATCCTGACTGTGTCTTTGTGTGTGCTCATGCAGGATAAATATTGTTACTGCAAACATCAGAAACCATTTGGAATTCCTGCAGTTAGGCACTGGAGTTATTTTGGCTTAAAGATGGCTAAAATAGATGATGGAGCACGTGTAGTTTTAAGGAAATAAAACTACATGAGGGTACAGGCCTGGGGGTTTAGTTTTAATCTGAATTTTGTGGAGATTTATCCATTGGAATCTCTAATCCTGACATTGGAGCAGCAGCTTCAGCACAGATTCCACAGGGGTTTGGAAGGGCCTGCTGTGGATCTGTGTGCCTCAAATCCAAAAATTACCTGGCTAATGGTAAAAACTGTCATGATTTTGGTCAAAACCAGCTTTAGTACATCGCTTGATTTAAGGATGTTGATTTTCACCTTCCCCCTCCCCTGAGAACAAGCCACTGCTTAGACCTTTAATGGCAGTGAAATACTTGCTCGTAGTTCTGCTGTCTTGCCCGTTTTTCTATCATTAACATAAAAACCAGAGTTCTGATGCTCTGAGCATCCATTTCCCGAGCATTTGTTGGGTTTGGTGCACGGGGTGGTGTCCTTGGGGTGAGGCTGAGTCAGAGACATGGTGCTGAGATCCCTGGATCACAGCCCTTGGAGCTGGAGATCAGGTCTGTGCTGGGGGGGATCTGCAGGGTCAAAGCCACGAGCTTTCAGTGCAAGGCCTGCAaactctgctgggcaggggctgtgccctgctctgccatccctgctgggcaggggctccatgccctgctgccatccctgggATCAGGGCTGTGACAGCTGGATCAGGAACGCTTGCGTTGGCTGGTCCCATAGCACAATCCCAGCTGGCACTTCAGCCAGCACAAGGAAAAGGGAATATTTGACTAACAGCACTCTGAACGCCACTTTCCCCTTTCTTCTTCAGCAAGGAAGATGCTCCAGGACTCCTGGAACAGATTCTGAGCGGCACCAGCAGATCCCGACCATGATCCCGGTCGCGGTCAGCGCCTTGTGCATGAGACCCCTGAAATGGATTttcctgttgctgctgctgttttccctgATAACCATGTGGTACATAACCTTCTCCTCCAGGGCTGGCCTGGATAATGTGAACCCTCTGTACTTCTTTGAGTACGAGCCCGTGTACCGGCAGCCGCGGCCGTTCACGCTGCGCGAGCGCCGCGGCTGCGCCGACCTCCACCCCTTCCTGGTCATCCTGGTGGCTTCCAGCCCCGGCGACGTGCGAGCCAGGCAGGCCATCAGGACCACGTGGGGCTCCCGGGACTCCTGGTGGGGCCAGCACATCCTGACGCTGttcctgctggggcaggacaCGCAGAGGGAGGACAGGGCGGCAGCGCTGGCGGTGGAGGACGAGAGCATCCTCTACGGGGACATCATCCGCCAGGACTTCATGGACACCTATGACAACCTCACCCTGAAGACCATCATGGCCTTCCAGTGGTTCTCCGAGTTCTGCTCCAACGCCAGGTTCTTCATGAAGACCGACGCCGATGTCTTCATCAACACTCCCAACCTGGtgaagctcctgctgcagctgaattCCTCGGAGAACGTTTTCATCGGGTACCCCCTCATCGACAACTTCGCCTTCAGAGGCTTCGACCCCAAAAGGTACATCTCCTACCAGGAGTATCCCTTCAAGCTCTATCCTCCCTACTGCAGCGGCCTGGGATACATCCTGGATGGAAAACTGGCTCTGAGGGCTTATGAGCTGATGGGCCACGTCAAACCTCTGAAATTTGAGGATGTTTACGTGGGAATTTGCTTAAATATACTCAAGGTCAACATCACCATTCCAGAAGATGCAGAACAATTCTTTCTCTATAAAATCGACTTTGATATCTGTAAATACAGACATTTGATTGCAGTTCATGGCCTTACATCAAATGAACTGATCCAGTTCTGGCAGGATTTGTCATCCAACACTTCAAAAACTTGCCTTTGACTG
This region includes:
- the B3GALNT1 gene encoding UDP-GalNAc:beta-1,3-N-acetylgalactosaminyltransferase 1, with protein sequence MIPVAVSALCMRPLKWIFLLLLLFSLITMWYITFSSRAGLDNVNPLYFFEYEPVYRQPRPFTLRERRGCADLHPFLVILVASSPGDVRARQAIRTTWGSRDSWWGQHILTLFLLGQDTQREDRAAALAVEDESILYGDIIRQDFMDTYDNLTLKTIMAFQWFSEFCSNARFFMKTDADVFINTPNLVKLLLQLNSSENVFIGYPLIDNFAFRGFDPKRYISYQEYPFKLYPPYCSGLGYILDGKLALRAYELMGHVKPLKFEDVYVGICLNILKVNITIPEDAEQFFLYKIDFDICKYRHLIAVHGLTSNELIQFWQDLSSNTSKTCL